CAAAAGCTGAAAATAGCTACAGGTGATGTGTTAAAAGAGactaaaaaaattaattggGAAAAAACTGAACACTTTGTAAAGAGAATAaccaaaatgtgttttcagacCTAAtctaaaaagtttttttttgtggtttttctctttttctctagTTCTGTACTTGAAAGTTTATTCTTACTCATCAACACATTGTATAAATGGTTGAGGATTATcttatgttttattgttttgccGTACTGTCCACAGCATTAAACCATTAAAGTgccaaaaaataacaacaaccgCAACAGTGTTTCCTTCTAGTCAATGTTCCCCTAAGTTTCATCAGTGACATGAACACATCAAAATCACACAATGTCATCTCCATTTATACTTATTTCAACACTAAACCAAAGCAAATTAAAGGACATTAAACTCCTGCAAAGATGCTTCAGCTCAAATGCAAACTGTGAAATTTGCTGTCATAAAACTGCAAACACCACATCAGCCAACAGGGAGAGCCACTGAACCACAGGATTTCTACAGTACACTCCTGTACACGTTATTCCCGGATAGAGGTTCTGCTTTGATTTCACATGAGTCATTATTATTCTTTTAAGGCTGATCTGGAATCTGTTCTACCGGACATGATCTAATAGGATCAAAGCAGGATATGGAAGAGAGTGCTGACTgagcaggaggagtgtgtgtgtgtgtgtgtgtgtgtgtgtgtgtgtgtgtgtgtgtgtgtgtgtgtgttagagtgcgtgtaagcgtgtgtgtgtgtgcaagcagACTAAATCCTCTGTTCCGCAAATGATCAGGAAAATTATAGCCTgttgctgaattttaaaaacagtGTCAACACATAATGGTTTTCAGTGTTGTGGATCCTGAGTAGGAGGTTAACTGAGGCTTGTCGAAACTTCACTTAAATGTATCTCATCTCCCGCTGGAGTGGACAAGCAGGGAGGATGAATGACTTTGCCTCCACTCTCCTCAGACAAGTCTAATCCCCAAATCCTCATCAGGGTCACTGAGACTGTATGACACAGTTAGATAGACTCAGTACCTGCAGGTGTTAGTTGCCTAGCTACATGTTGTTATACATTATTAAATAGCGTTCAGTGGTTGATGATACAATAAATCGGTGGGTACTGTGAGTGTCTAAGATCCAGGAAAGTACAGAAGTAAAGGGAAATGGACTTTAAATTACATTAAGGATCAGAAAAGGTAAGTTTAGTCACACGATATTGTAAGTTCTTTATGTAGCATCATCTATTTGTATGGCTAAATAATTAATTTAGACCTGTAAAACAATGTGCTTACCAGCTGAGACTGACACTACAAATGCAATAGTAACATTGGATATAAATGACACATGATGCAGATGAAGAcagtaaaatcttttttttttttaatggattgatttattcatttatatatatatgtatttatttatgtatttagatctcgaggcaactgttgttgtgatttggtgctatataaataaaactgaattaaattgaattttttttttacatatgtaagaattgtatttatttagttatttattctTTCGGGCATTAATCATTTATATGTTGTCTCAGTAAACACGTTTTGACAGCAGAACACATTTCTGCTTCCATGGGCTGCTCTTgtttctaataaaaaaaaaaaatcaaatcaaaactcTTAAAATATGCACAGGGATGCCACTAGTAATTATCTCTGTGCTATCACAAGGTGAAATTGTAAAACAAGTTCCTCAAGATCATTGCGATATCTTGTTTTGTCTCACCAAAAGTATAAACCCGCAAAAAGTTCCTATGATAAATCAAAAAGCAgatatatttttcagtttttttcttttaaagctaGGTGATCAAACAACTGCCAAAATACTTCCAGTTTCAGTTTAAAATATGTGTAAGTTTATGCACTGCTAAAAGGCCAATTTGGAACGCAACAGTACTTAAATTCTAGTCTAGTCCGAAGTTGTCATcctgaaaaatgttttattgttgcAGAGTATTCTACAGTTCTGCTGCAATGGCCACTACCACCCAGGCTTTGCTCACCTCACCACCTTATGTTCCACCTCACTTTGCCAGTGACAGTGACGATGACCTGTGAGCAAAACTTAAATGTAACTACACAAAGAAtaataatgagaaaaaaagcaaagatttGTCAGTTAATAAAATGTGATGTGTTTCAGAAGTTCGCCTCAATCAACGTCTCTTCATATAGGCAACAcgaacaataacaacaacaatgaagAGTAAGTACAATTTGGGGTcatgaaaaaagtaaaagaggCTTTTTTAGATTCCTGTAATCATGTTAAACATGTTGCattaatcatttttttcagagagaaaaagaaaaaaaggaaaaaggagaagaaggaaaagaaggagaagaaagagTATTGATTTTTATCTCCTCACCTTTTAGGAAATGTTACTATGTTATTGAGGATAACTAGTGCTCAGTATTCTCTAATTTATTATTGCACGTTACAGAaaaaaggagaaggagaagaaggaggaggaagaaaaagaaaaagaaaaagaaaaagaaaaggagaaagagaaagaaaaagagaaagaaaaggaaaaagagaaagagaaagagaaagagaaagacaagAGCAAAGACAAAGATAAGTAAGTACATAATTTACAGAAACTTTATGTGTTGTATGattttaagtatttattttacactttCATTCTTTCCTCCACAGGCCAGGAGAAATATTTGTTATTAATCCTGCTGGAAATTTGTATTACAACTGGCTGTTTGTCATTACGCTACCAGTGATGTATAACTGGACCATGATCATAGTCAGGTGACCTTGATAAATCAGTTATTCTTCCATCACTAAATTTCCCTAAAGGTCAAATATTTACatgatttcatttgttttcttttatatcCTACTTCATTAAAACTATTTTTGGCTGCAGTTTGCTTTCCAGTTTGCACAgaaatagttttatttatttatttatttttttaaagggagaagttatgttttttaacattgtattgtcttttttttttctgttagtaCAGATTACTGGGTTAATGGGGTGCAACAGTAGCACAACAGGACATAGTGTTGAGATATTCAACATTGTTAATTTACAAACCATCCTCACTGCTGGTGGTCATCTTCTCTTGCAAACAGGGCTTGCTTTGAGGAGTTGCAGCATGACTACATAATTTACTGGGTTATTCTGGACTACACCTCAGACCTTATCTACCTGGCTGATATGTACTTCAGGACCAGAACAGGTGAAAGACTAACCTTACCATTCTGCAGAAATCTTTTCAAAATGTGATATAGTTAACAGTTTTCCTTAAAGCACTAATTAGACTTACACAGATAAAATGAGTGGCCAGTGATGTCATCGTTTCTCTTGGTCATGTTATATGTAAGTGATGGTGTAGTTCTCTCTCTCTACTGCAGCACAGCAATCAACTATCATCCAGCAAGACTCAAAAGGGAAATTTGTACTGCTGAAGCCTTCAGCTGAATTCACGTTAGAAAAGATCCCTTTCTAACATGAATTCCCTTTCTGGATATAATTTTTGGACTCTgatcaacagaaaaaaaagactagTTGAAACTGCTTTACTATAAGATATCTAGAGCATTATTTACACCACCAACTACAAATCTTAAAGCTGCTAATAATTACAGTTTGCACTGTGATCCTGTGTGCAATTAAAGGTTGATTGTAGCAGTAGAAGGGAACATTTAATTCCATATagtatttaaaaacataatgtcCCTGTGAATGGTAAACACTATGTCTTTCAACTGCAGGTTACCTTGAACAAGGCCTACTAGTGAAAGATAAGAAGCTGCTTTTGGATCGATACATCAGCAGCTTTCAGTTTCGTCTCGATGTTCTCTCCATGCTGCCCACTGACATCTTCTACTTCGTCCTTGGCATCAGCTACCCAGAGATCCGCATAAACAAGCTTCTGAGGATTGGGCGCATGATGGAGTTCTTTACCAAAACAGAGACTAAAACCAACTACCCCAACATCTTCCGTATTGCAAACCTTATCATGTACATCCTTATTATCATCCACTGGAATGCCTGCTGGTATTTCTCTTTTTCCAAATCTATTGGATTTGGTGCCGATGACTGGGTTTACCCTGCTCTGGATGATCCCGAGGAGCCTGAGTTTGGACAGCCCATGAGGAAGTATGCTTTTAGCCTGTACTGGTCCACACTGACTCTGACAACTATTGGAGAAACCCCACCACCAGCTTTGGACTCAGAATTTCTCTTCCATGTTGTGGACTTTTTAGTTGGAGTCCTAATCTTTGCCACCATTGTTGGAAACATTGCCACCATGATCTCCAACATGAATGCAGCCCAAGCCCAGTTCCAGGCCCGCATTGACAACATTAAGCAGTACatgcaggtaaatgaacattgaTCAAAAAAGTCTAGATCAAAAGACGTAGTAAAATAATCTAGTCtctaaatattattttaatccTCTTGCTTTCTTTTCATTTGCAGGTTCGAAAGGTTAGTAAGGACCTAGAGTTGCGAGTCATCACGTGGTTTGACTATCTGTGGAATAATGGCAAGGCACAGGATGAAAGAGAGGTGCTGAGGTATCTTCCAGACAAGCTAAAAGCAGAAATAGCCATCCAAGTCCACATGGAGACACTAAAGAAAGTTCGGATTTTTGCAGACTGTGAGGCAGGCCTTCTGATTGAGCTGGTGCTCAAACTCCGGCCACAGGTGTTCAGCCCTGGAGATTACATCTGTAAGAAAGGCGACATTGGTCGTGAGATGTATATTATCAAAGATGGAAAACTGGCAGTCGTTGCCGATGATGGTGTGACACAATTTGTTGTACTCGGAAGCGGCAGCTATTTTGGTGAGATTAGTATTCTTAATATTAAAGGTAGCAAAGCGGGTAACAGGCGGACTGCCAACATTCGCAGCATTGGATACTCAGAGCTCTTCTGCCTTTCCAAGGATGACCTGATGGAATCACTGTCAGAGTATCCAGATGCCAAAGGCATGCTTGAGGATAAGGGTCGGCAGATCCTGATGAAAGATGGTCTTATAGACTTGGATCCAGCTAACATCAAACCTGAGCAAAAAGAGCTGGAGGAAAAGGTAAACAAATTGTATGGTACCATGGAGCTGATGCAGGTCAAGCTGAAGAAGATCTTACGAAATTACGAAAATGCAGACAAAACTCTAAAACATCGTATTATAGATCTTGAGCGCTTCACTGGAGAGGAGGTAGAAGAAGATGAGGAAGAAGGAGAAGATAAGAAGGAAGAGAAAGAGGGGGATGGGGAGaaaaaggaagaggaaaaagtagaagaagagaaaaaggaagaagaggaaaaagtagaagaagagaaaaaggaagaagaggaaaaagtagaagaagagaaaaaggaagaaggggaaaaaattgAGATGacaaaagaagatgaagaaaagcgggaagaggaaaaaacagatgaaggaggagatgaagaaagaaaGGATGAAGACACCAAAGAAGAGAaggaagaacagaaaaaataaacaataatttaTGTAATGTACCAAGCTCTTTTTTTATGTAGCTACAATAGAATGCTTATCATAATGAAGTGGACTTTGTACTTTAATGATTCGGTAATAATATAAAAGACAACATATGAAACACTACACATGGACTGAAATACCTACTCTAAGTTGTCCTTAAAAGGTGTTGCTATTCTATATGTGTAATAAAATTAACATATTATACAAAATCTTTTCCTATTTTTATATTCTCAACATTGGGCAGACAAACACACTATAAGCAACAATATTCGGGTAGGCTGTAGCACTAAAAGACACTTGTTTGGTGCTAAGGGGCACAAAGTGTCAAATTTTGACTCTACCATCTAAATGTTGAAGAAGATATTGAAACATATTAGATcaggaaacatttttacaatcttctattgtccaaaTTTGTTGAGCTGTGTAAATTGTAACATCAGTTCCTGTTCTTAGCAGACATGAGTTGCACCtttgtgtggtcttctgctgttttAGCCCATCTGGTTTGGGCTAAAACAGCAGATGCTCATCTGCATACCTTCACtctaatgagtggttattttaGTCACTGTTGTCTTCCTATCAACCTGAAGCAGCAGGGGCAACATATATTTGCCCAGAGAACTGCGGCTCACTgggtattttcttttatttttccccaTCCTAAAGCTCTGTTTGAGCTTCATCTTTGGTCATCTTGACCATATCAACATGcctaaatgttttgtgtttttgccacATTGATGGGTGATGAAATATTTGCTTTAACAAGTTGTTCAGCAGCTCTTCCCAAGAGAATGGCTGATGAGTGTATCTGTTTGCTTGGGGATGGGAACTGATAAGAATTTAACGATTCCAATTGCATCATTGATTCAATTCCTTATTGATTCTCATTGGGTTCCCATTGACTCTGCATTGAGAGTCACCACCATCACAAACCAGCATATCAAAGGTATTACATTGATCCAAATTATTTGTGTGCtgtgtggtcaaatgtttgtgcatgttggaggtaTTTCCCCTCTTTGCTGTGATCGATGTtggggtcattactcaaaacaacatattacacataacatttttctgtaatGAAGTACACTTAATTACTTACTTAATTACTTCCAggcaaaaataatttgttacaTTTAGTAAATTATTGTCTTGACATGAAACACCTTGTCTTATatttaccatttaacaatataaaaccCATAGGCTACATTCTCTTACACCACTCATAGGCAAGCTGTCTAACAATTCCAAGTAGTGACGACATGAATCATAGtagggcgattgtggctcaagagtttggagtctgccttgtaatcggaaggttgccggttcgagccccggctcggacagtctcggtcgttgtgtccttgggcaagacacttcacctactggtgttggccagaagggccgatggcgcgatatggcagcctcgcttctgtcagtctgccccagggcagctgtggctacaactgtagcttgcctccacctcTCTTTCATATAAATGATTTGAGGCTAATTTAAAACTATCATTCAGTGACCTGAAATGGTATATGACTTTGCTAATAGCACTAGGAATGATAATTAAAACTGTTATTTGCAGAGAGAGGAATCATGGTTTAATAATGGCCAACATGCTTTGTTTATTGTTTCTTGTGGGGAGGGAAACAGGACAAACAACCTAATATCATGGCAAAGAGTATATCAGACAGGCCAGTTCAATGTGTACATGTCACACTTTGCCTTTCCAAAGCTTGAAATGAACATACATGCAGAAGCTGCACTGCCAGCAGGAGGAGATAATATATTCAAAGCCAAGAAGTTAGTAGTGACCAAGGAAGGTATGAAGTACATTGCAGGATCCTCTTACAAATGATTAAGATAGGTGGTCTGtttgtatttacatgtaaatgtgttagtaatGTCTCTTCGACATAAAATATCTCCCTCTTTTGGTACTGTAGCTTACTGGAACTTCTGCATGCAGGTCCATTTCACactttggagaggcaaagcgaTACATACACACATTGGACTGGCACGTTACATTACATATTTGGCCATTATACTGGGTTAAGACAAGATACAGGTAGAAGAAAGTCATATATTAATTTACTAATGATTGAATGCAGAGTGATGTAAGCACATAGCGAGTAAAACAATAGCAAACAGTGATTACTGTATCAGCCATTCATATAAGTAAACAATAAGCTGCTCATTATAAAAGACCCTCAGGTATTTTATGAATAGGTACGTGGAAATTCTTGTATGGATTCACTGCTGCTAGGAATTGGACCAGTGGTTAATTTAAGTATGTGGGATAGCCTTAACCAAGTAGTGTTGGTTCTTAAATCTAACCAAACAGCACATGAAGCAAGTGAACATAAAGTCTAAAATAATGGAGTCAAATTGAAGTCAAGAAGGGTGAGAGTCGCCTCCTTTTTGGTTTCACATACTGTTGTTTCAACAGTGTTCTTTATAATTCTTATGATAACTGCCAGTTATTATTtaacaattaaagaaaactTGCTTGTCAGTCATACACTATGTAAATAATTGAGCTTATTTTCCATGTCATTGTGTTCAAATATTAATTTTGCAGTGAAGATTACTGCAAAAAGTGGAGCCTGTGGTGTCACTAAATTGATATTCCTAGTAGTCTGTTTTTCTCCTCAAGTGAAACAGGAAGAGCTGGAAATGaaaatctaaaatgtaacaaaaatttTTACATTCAGTCATACAATGAAGGTACTTTGCATGAAATCACATAGCTGTCTCCAGGAGTAAAGGGACATTTGTGAACcctgatttttttcaaaaaacaacATTGAGAAATCTCGTGTTTCACATCAACAGCACCTAattctttttcactcatcagCACTTTATTGCTATTGCACTTCACCTCTGAAAATAAATGAACCGTTTTAGATCAAAGTAAGACATCTGagagaacaaaaataaatgccACACACTCCGGTCCCCAAATAGAGTGTGAAAGCAGCCAGAGCAGCCAGGCATGTGACTATTGATCATCCTTTGTGCTGTTCTCTCAGCGCTGATGAACGTATGGCACCAGCAAAGAGTTTGTGAGCTCTCATGTGTAAATCAGTGATAAAGCCAAACCGAGAAGAAAAGCTTGTGATAACTCACAAGGATGAATGAGTAAGACAGAGGACTGTAATTTGTTGGCGCTTCTATAATTAACAAGGTACATTCTGAGAGCAGAACGTCTTGGTCCTGATTAATGAAGAGACGACAGCAGGTTCATTGCACTGTACTTCAGATGGTAGCAATTTAGTGTTTAATTAAAAGTCCATTTTCTAAATATCGTCTCTCAATAAGACAGAATAAACAGATATGCATTCAAAGGTTTATGAAGTCAAGCCTATCTTTATTGTTATCCAGATTCACTTTTGGATTCTATAATGTGTCAAAAGCACCAAAACCCAATTAATGTGTTTcaactttattctttttttattgattattcTTTTCTTCCACCAATTAAATGACAGTCAGAAGAAGAAATGgcacagtgtgtttattttatccATGTGTTTAAAAATGAGGGAAGATGAGCATAATTGGATAGAAAACTACTGATGAAGATAGTGGTAACatgatttattaatatttacCGTCCTGAtctaaattaaaattttaaaggtTTAGGTTGAACTCAAAAGCAGATAACAGaaaagtctttgtttttaaCTGGAAGAGCTAATGAACATTATTGGCTAGGCTGAGAAATGCTAAGTGCTGGATGGCAAGGTGAGAGGCTGGGggatttgagttactgttgagCAGATGGGTTTTCTTGCATATAGGAACAACAGATAATTTAACAGGTAACcagttaaatattttttgcttttctacaaaacacagcaaaaatatTAGGTTATGGGACAGTTTTTTTGGTGTCGTTCTGTAAGGATCTGGTCAGGTGAGGACTGCAGCAACACTTGAAAGACTAGGAAACAACTTCATTAGCAGAACAACGtgtttcggcttgtggccttcatcttGGTCATTACAAAATACCAAACATCGTTCTGTAAGGACAAATGTTTAGTTTAGGCCAAACCTGGTCTCTAATGGTGTGAGTGTCTAGAAGCTCTCAGCAGTGGGAATGGTGggaagaatatttttataactcATCCAACTGGATAACCAAGTTAGGCACACAGTTGCTTTGACTAACAAGTGTCCTAGTGACTGTCAAAATTAATGCATTAACGCAAATTAATCCGGCATCATGGTCAGCGTGATTAAAATTTTTTAACGCAATTAACGCATCTGGAGTGCAGAATGACTCAGaatccctgaaatgtttctgtcaatGCATTTTGGGCAGTTTGTGCAAGTAGAGTTATGTTCGCACATGCGCAAATGGGCAGTTGATCAGGTAGTGcgtatattttcccttttttctcgagtctgtttgctcatgcaaaatgaaatgcgattaatatagaataaaaataaatgatatttatttgtgattaatcaaaattaatccactgtaacc
This sequence is a window from Oreochromis niloticus isolate F11D_XX linkage group LG6, O_niloticus_UMD_NMBU, whole genome shotgun sequence. Protein-coding genes within it:
- the cnga1a gene encoding cyclic nucleotide gated channel subunit alpha 1a, translated to MATTTQALLTSPPYVPPHFASDSDDDLSSPQSTSLHIGNTNNNNNNEEEKKKKRKKEKKEKKEKKEKKEKEKKEEEEKEKEKEKEKEKEKEKEKEKEKEKEKEKEKDKSKDKDKPGEIFVINPAGNLYYNWLFVITLPVMYNWTMIIVRACFEELQHDYIIYWVILDYTSDLIYLADMYFRTRTGYLEQGLLVKDKKLLLDRYISSFQFRLDVLSMLPTDIFYFVLGISYPEIRINKLLRIGRMMEFFTKTETKTNYPNIFRIANLIMYILIIIHWNACWYFSFSKSIGFGADDWVYPALDDPEEPEFGQPMRKYAFSLYWSTLTLTTIGETPPPALDSEFLFHVVDFLVGVLIFATIVGNIATMISNMNAAQAQFQARIDNIKQYMQVRKVSKDLELRVITWFDYLWNNGKAQDEREVLRYLPDKLKAEIAIQVHMETLKKVRIFADCEAGLLIELVLKLRPQVFSPGDYICKKGDIGREMYIIKDGKLAVVADDGVTQFVVLGSGSYFGEISILNIKGSKAGNRRTANIRSIGYSELFCLSKDDLMESLSEYPDAKGMLEDKGRQILMKDGLIDLDPANIKPEQKELEEKVNKLYGTMELMQVKLKKILRNYENADKTLKHRIIDLERFTGEEVEEDEEEGEDKKEEKEGDGEKKEEEKVEEEKKEEEEKVEEEKKEEEEKVEEEKKEEGEKIEMTKEDEENPSGLG